A genomic region of Ornithorhynchus anatinus isolate Pmale09 chromosome 7, mOrnAna1.pri.v4, whole genome shotgun sequence contains the following coding sequences:
- the LOC100076742 gene encoding potassium voltage-gated channel subfamily A member 2: protein MTVATGDPADEAAALPGHPQDTYDPEADHECCERVVINISGLRFETQLKTLAQFPETLLGDPKKRMRYFDPLRNEYFFDRNRPSFDAILYYYQSGGRLRRPVNVPLDIFSEEIRFYELGEEAMEMFREDEGYIKEEERPLPENEFQRQVWLLFEYPESSGPARIIAIVSVMVILISIVSFCLETLPIFRDENEDMHGGGMSFHPYPNSTIGYQQTTSFTDPFFIVETLCIIWFSFEFLVRFFACPSKAGFFTNIMNIIDIVAIIPYFITLGTELAEKPEDAQQGQQAMSLAILRVIRLVRVFRIFKLSRHSKGLQILGQTLKASMRELGLLIFFLFIGVILFSSAVYFAEADERESQFPSIPDAFWWAVVSMTTVGYGDMVPTTIGGKIVGSLCAIAGVLTIALPVPVIVSNFNYFYHRETEGEEQAQYLQVTSCPKIPSSPDLKKSRSASTISKSDYMEIQEGVNNSNEDFREENLKTANCTLANTNYVNITKMLTDV, encoded by the coding sequence ATGACAGTGGCCACCGGAGACCCTGCCGACGAagccgccgccctccccggccaCCCCCAGGACACCTACGACCCCGAGGCCGACCATGAGTGCTGCGAGCGCGTGGTGATCAACATCTCCGGGCTGCGCTTCGAGACGCAGCTCAAGACGTTGGCCCAGTTCCCGGAGACCCTCCTGGGCGACCCCAAGAAGCGGATGAGGTACTTCGACCCGCTCCGCAACGAGTACTTCTTCGACAGGAATCGGCCCAGCTTCGACGCCATCTTGTACTACTACCAGTCAGGGGGCCGGCTCAGGCGGCCCGTGAACGTCCCCCTGGACATCTTCTCGGAGGAAATCCGGTTTTACGAGCTGGGCGAAGAGGCGATGGAGATGTTCCGGGAAGACGAGGGCTACATCAAGGAGGAGGAGCGCCCGCTGCCCGAAAACGAGTTCCAGAGGCAGGTGTGGCTTCTGTTTGAATACCCGGAGAGCTCCGGGCCGGCCCGGATCATCGCCATCGTGTCCGTCATGGTCATCCTGATCTCCATCGTCAGCTTCTGCCTCGAGACGCTGCCGATCTTCCGCGACGAGAACGAAGACATGCACGGCGGCGGGATGAGTTTCCATCCCTATCCCAACAGCACCATCGGGTACCAGCAGACCACGTCCTTCACCGACCCTTTCTTCATCGTGGAGACGCTGTGCATCATCTGGTTCTCCTTCGAGTTCCTGGTGCGCTTCTTCGCCTGCCCCAGCAAAGCCGGCTTCTTCACCAACATCATGAACATCATCGACATCGTGGCCATCATCCCCTACTTCATCACCCTGGGCACCGAGCTGGCCGAGAAGCCGGAGGACGCCCAGCAGGGCCAGCAGGCCATGTCGCTGGCCATCCTGCGGGTCATCCGCCTGGTGCGGGTCTTCCGCATCTTCAAGCTGTCGCGCCACTCCAAGGGGCTGCAGATCCTGGGCCAGACCCTCAAGGCGTCCATGCGCGAGCTGGGCCtgctcatcttcttcctcttcatcggGGTCATCCTCTTCTCCAGCGCCGTCTACTTCGCCGAGGCCGACGAGCGGGAATCCCAGTTCCCCAGCATCCCCGACGCCTTCTGGTGGGCCGTGGTGTCCATGACCACCGTGGGCTACGGGGACATGGTCCCCACCACCATCGGCGGGAAGATCGTCGGCTCCCTGTGCGCCATCGCCGGGGTCCTGACCATCGCCCTGCCCGTCCCCGTCATCGTGTCCAACTTCAACTACTTCTACCACCGGGAGacggaaggggaggaacaggctCAGTATCTGCAGGTGACCAGCTGCCCAAAGATCCCATCTTCCCCCGACCTCAAGAAAAGTCGAAGTGCCTCGACCATAAGTAAGTCAGACTACATGGAGATCCAGGAAGGGGTCAACAACAGCAACGAGGACTTTCGAGAGGAGAACTTGAAAACAGCCAACTGCACCCTGGCCAACACAAACTATGTGAATATTACCAAAATGCTAACGGATGTCTAG